Proteins from a genomic interval of Neovison vison isolate M4711 chromosome 4, ASM_NN_V1, whole genome shotgun sequence:
- the TEX47 gene encoding testis-expressed protein 47 — MTFPGHIRKPNKRAFPVESPLMPQIPRGNFLHLQEEKQRLQLKKFLLHRMFLVAELTANTEKKDIADYYEQVFQSILKHHLEETVTGFLLVYPTSILHILESSSGTLYRILLDYLSHQKSETEFFIREMRIIVVSHNIPTRLFMQWHISVIKVPVMYLDDVTQTQSVEEVVTEFLTQTHKLALHLLKTVKVGAKGPGDNLHQLAPELLIPEQIIKYLYKCEEFMEPETFINTYNKPVHVTLDSEVIWPAPTYF; from the coding sequence ATGACTTTCCCAGGCCATATCAGAAAGCCCAACAAAAGGGCTTTTCCAGTGGAATCTCCTCTAATGCCACAAATTCCACGTGGCAATTTCTTACATCTTCAGGAGGAGAAACAAAGACTACAGCTAAAGAAATTCCTTCTTCATAGGATGTTTCTAGTGGCCGAGCTAAcagcaaacacagaaaaaaaagatatcGCTGACTACTATGAACAAGTGTTCCAGTCAATTTTAAAACATCACCTAGAAGAAACAGTGACAGGGTTTTTGCTGGTATATCCTACTTCTATTCTGCATATCCTTGAGAGCTCCAGCGGTACACTTTACCGAATTCTTTTAGATTATCTGAGTCATCAAAAGAGTGAAACAGAATTCTTTATCCGAGAGATGAGAATTATCGTTGTGTCCCATAACATCCCAACCAGGCTCTTCATGCAATGGCATATTTCAGTAATAAAAGTTCCAGTCATGTATCTCGATGATGTGACACAGACACAATCTGTGGAAGAGGTTGTCACAGAGTTTCTCACTCAGACTCATAAACTGGCACTCCATCTTTTAAAGACGGTTAAAGTGGGTGCTAAAGGACCAGGAGATaatctgcaccaacttgcacctGAACTGCTCATCCCAGAACAAATAATAAAGTACTTATACAAATGTGAAGAATTCATGGAACCAGAAACTTTCATAAACACATATAACAAACCCGTACATGTCACTTTGGATTCTGAGGTGATATGGCCTGCTCCAACGTATTTCTAA